A region of the Natronosalvus rutilus genome:
ATTTCTCACGGTATTCCTTCTATCAGTATCGGTGATGTTGGTAAATCCGTGCTGAAGATAGAGAAATCGGATACTATACGTAAACGACCACGGGTCGGGTGGCCTGTGGAACGCTCGCTGCTTTCTTTAGAACGGCGGCGCGAAGCCGAACGGACCTGAACGAGCAAGTCCATACCCATTTAGTCCACCGCTGGATCATCGATATCTCTTTCTTGGACCCATACCGTCGAAATTCGGGCCCCCTCGATGCTCGTTACCTCAACGACGTGACCGGCGACCTCGACGCGGTCGCCAGGTTCTGGTGCGCGGTTGAGTTGTTCGAGCACCAGTCCACCGATCGTTTCGACTTCCTTGCTTTCGAAGTCCCCAGCGAGGATATCATTCACTTTCGACAATTGGACTCCGCCGTCAATGTCGTACCCCTCATCGTCGCGCCGCCGTATCGACGGTTCCCGCTTATCGAGATCAAACCCGTCTCGAAGGTCTCCAACGAGGGCCTCAACGATGTCTTCAACCGTTGCAATCCCCTCGAATGCTCCCCACTCGTCGATGACTGCGGCCATCTGCTGTCGATCCTCCCTGAACTGTATCAGGAGGTCGCTAATTGCCATCGTCTCCGGGACGATGCGAATTTCGCGGACGATGTCACCAACTCTCTCGGCATCCCCACCGGTCACCTCTGCTCGCAGCACGTCCTTGACATCGACGAATCCAACCACCTGATCACCGTCGTTGGCATCGAGAACCGGATAGCGCGTGTGTCCGGCCTCTAAAACGATCGAATGCAGTTCGGATAGGGTGGCATCCGCCGGAACGCTCACCACGTCCGGTCGTGGGACCATGACCTCCCGCACCACGATATCGTCGAGGTCGAAGACGCGCTCGATCATCGTCACTTCTGCCACGTCAATGCCCCCTCCCTCACCGGATTGTGTTAGTACCCGAAGGAGTTCCCGCTCACCGAGTGTCTCATCCGTTTCGGAAGCGGGCGGCACACCGAGCGACCGCGTGAACGCGTTGGCCGCCCCGTTGAAGACGACAATGCCCGGATAGAGTAGGTAATAGAAGGCCTTCATTGGCGGGGCGAGGAACAGCGAGAGTCGCTCGGTCTGGGCGATTGCGAGCGTCTTCGGGGCGAGTTCTCCGAAGACGACGTGGAGAAACGTGATGATACTAAAGCCGATTGCGAACGCGACGAGATGGATGAGAGTCGCCGGGAGAACCGATTCCAGGATGGGCTCGATGAGCGCCGCCACTGCGGGTTCGCCGACCCATCCTAATCCGAGCGAGGCGATGGTGATGCCGAGTTGTGTCGTGGCGAGGTAGTTGTCGAGATTCGTCATCACCTCCTGGAGCGTCCCCGAGCCGGGCCGCCCCTCTTCGACGAGCTGGTCGACCGATGTCCCCCGAATCCGAACGAAGGCGAACTCTGCAGCGACAAAAAAGCCGTTTAAGACCACGAGAATCAACGCTAAGGCGAGTTGTGCCGCCGAGAGCGCAACGTCTACCATCGATACTCCCAGAAAGTACTGCCGTTCGATTGTGGTGTGTCCATAGCTATACATCTCGTCCCAATGACTAAAATCCTCTAAGTGGTTCGCGGGTGACCGACTGCTGTCAATGTATTTACCGGTATGTTTCTTTCCAATCGTCCGGGTCCCCTTCACGGAATTCACCCTTGGCATGGCGCTCACGGGGCCAGAAGGTGACGCCCAGCAGTACAACGTAGAACACGCCCACAACGGCAACCACAGCAATCCCGGGGATACGGGCGATTCCAGCGGTTGTCAGCCAGTCCTGGCGCGGCGCGAACGCTGTAATCCTGAAGACCCACGCGATCAATAGGATACTGAGCAGAGCAAGGTACACACGCCGGAGCCGGTTTGCGAGTGCTTCGTAGAACGAGACTTTCAGCGTCGGCCGGCGATAGTCCCTGCTCAGTTCCGCTCGCCAGTCGTGGCTTTCAGTGCCTTGGGACGGGTCGAGGGCGTTTGCGAACAGGTTTTCCTGGATGACTCGAGCGCGAGAGCGAAAGACGTCGTAGTCCCGGTACCGCCGTGCTTCGATGCCCAGAAAGACGGTGACGACGACGATCCCGATCAGCAAGATATAGTGTGGGTTATCGGTACTCGAAAACGCCCACGTCAAGATGGCTGCCATCAGCGTCACCGCCCACGTCGTCGTCTCGTCGAGGCGCTGGCGCCACGTCCCCACTCGGTCGATCTCTCCGCGGTAGGCGTGGGCCATCACCGAACCGAGTCCCGTGCTGTCGTCAACCATTTCGCGGCCGATCTCCCGCTGGTCTGGTGCTGTTGGGTCGACCTCGTCGCTATTCGAGTCGGTCATAGAGGAGAGACATCTCCTCGCTCCATAAGCAGCTATGGTGACTGCGTAATCTGAGTGTCATGTACTGGAGGACATCGAACAGTACGCAGTTGCATGTAGCGGTTGGTTTCGGCCTGAACGTGTGGACTAAACGAGAGTGCCGTGCTGAACTCATTCTCTGTATCTCGCACGACGGTCCTGACTGTATTCTGGTAAGACATTTAGACAATGCTGAATACACAGCGCATATCGGTCACTGATCTTTGAGCAACCCGTGTGGAGACGAATCGGTAGAGACTAGTGGGACTTCAGTTGTGAAGTGCTAAATCTTCGTGTTACTGTGTCTATCGGTCGTAGCCAACAGTTCAGCAGCGAAACGGCACTATTTTTTCGCGTGCGAACCGAGCACACGCACGTGGCAGAATTACTAATTCTCGTGGGATTGCTGGTGGCGGTGTTCGTCGGGTACAATATCGGCGGGTCATCAACCGGTGTTGCCTTCGGTCCGGCAGTTGGCAGCCGGGCCGTCAGAAAAGTCACTGCCGGGACACTGTTTACCGTGTTTGCGTTCCTCGGAGCGTGGACGATTGGACGGAAGGTCATCACGACGATGAGTACCGAAATCGTCGATGCAGCAGCCTTTACACCCGCAGCGAGCGTTGGTGTCCTCTTTTTTACCGGGCTCGCACTCCT
Encoded here:
- a CDS encoding DUF2270 domain-containing protein, which codes for MTDSNSDEVDPTAPDQREIGREMVDDSTGLGSVMAHAYRGEIDRVGTWRQRLDETTTWAVTLMAAILTWAFSSTDNPHYILLIGIVVVTVFLGIEARRYRDYDVFRSRARVIQENLFANALDPSQGTESHDWRAELSRDYRRPTLKVSFYEALANRLRRVYLALLSILLIAWVFRITAFAPRQDWLTTAGIARIPGIAVVAVVGVFYVVLLGVTFWPRERHAKGEFREGDPDDWKETYR
- a CDS encoding hemolysin family protein, which translates into the protein MVDVALSAAQLALALILVVLNGFFVAAEFAFVRIRGTSVDQLVEEGRPGSGTLQEVMTNLDNYLATTQLGITIASLGLGWVGEPAVAALIEPILESVLPATLIHLVAFAIGFSIITFLHVVFGELAPKTLAIAQTERLSLFLAPPMKAFYYLLYPGIVVFNGAANAFTRSLGVPPASETDETLGERELLRVLTQSGEGGGIDVAEVTMIERVFDLDDIVVREVMVPRPDVVSVPADATLSELHSIVLEAGHTRYPVLDANDGDQVVGFVDVKDVLRAEVTGGDAERVGDIVREIRIVPETMAISDLLIQFREDRQQMAAVIDEWGAFEGIATVEDIVEALVGDLRDGFDLDKREPSIRRRDDEGYDIDGGVQLSKVNDILAGDFESKEVETIGGLVLEQLNRAPEPGDRVEVAGHVVEVTSIEGARISTVWVQERDIDDPAVD